One Edaphobacter flagellatus genomic region harbors:
- a CDS encoding lactonase family protein → MTACGGGTVAFIWVLGTQYNQIGGFKVDNYTGNLTSIVHSPFSSNGTNPVSIAIKPGGRYVYVVNKGNSTTGGNIALFTVGGDGVLTFQQSYTSRGSNPVWATVDSTGNYLYVLDSLYPDTPAFPNPNGYGDITVFAIASDTGRLQLVPNQQIKDSNQTQLTFFPVGPKPIMMRVASGCLFTVDSGDQTVFPYSVGSSGQLTLTANGTITTGAGNLTSINVSGNYVYLTDAAPTSTSTGGRVLPYTVGTGSSACSLNTLTGGPVDNLPLTSNPVYSMADNKSKSLYVLNRSSLDPNNKTSSVSAFTIDPTSGKLSFLGTGGSPAAGNPYKVGAGPVCMVEDPTNQYVYTSNNIDSTITGQRIDSNTGELRDLARGNTFPTVGQPTCLAISGNVN, encoded by the coding sequence ATGACAGCGTGCGGCGGCGGCACAGTCGCTTTCATCTGGGTTCTTGGAACACAGTACAACCAGATCGGCGGCTTCAAGGTTGACAACTACACCGGCAACCTGACCTCGATCGTCCATTCGCCCTTCAGCTCGAATGGCACCAACCCGGTGTCCATTGCAATAAAGCCTGGCGGCCGCTATGTGTATGTTGTCAACAAGGGCAATTCGACAACGGGCGGCAATATTGCGCTGTTTACTGTGGGCGGCGATGGAGTGCTGACTTTCCAGCAGTCTTACACCAGCCGCGGGTCCAACCCGGTTTGGGCTACGGTCGACTCGACGGGTAACTACCTCTACGTCCTCGATTCACTGTATCCGGATACGCCTGCATTTCCGAACCCGAATGGCTACGGCGACATTACCGTCTTCGCTATCGCCTCGGATACCGGTCGTCTCCAGCTGGTTCCCAATCAGCAGATCAAGGACAGCAACCAGACGCAGCTCACCTTCTTCCCGGTTGGCCCAAAGCCGATCATGATGCGGGTCGCCAGCGGTTGCTTATTCACTGTCGACTCGGGCGATCAGACAGTCTTCCCCTATTCTGTGGGCAGCAGTGGACAACTTACGCTGACGGCAAACGGCACGATTACGACTGGCGCAGGCAACCTGACTTCGATAAATGTCAGCGGCAACTATGTCTACCTGACCGATGCAGCGCCGACCTCGACAAGCACTGGCGGACGTGTCCTTCCTTACACTGTGGGAACAGGCTCTTCTGCTTGCTCGTTGAACACTCTGACCGGTGGTCCAGTCGACAATCTTCCGCTGACCTCGAACCCGGTTTACTCAATGGCGGATAACAAGAGCAAGTCGCTCTATGTGCTGAACCGCTCCTCGCTGGATCCCAACAACAAGACGAGCTCGGTTTCGGCGTTCACGATCGACCCGACCTCCGGCAAGCTGTCCTTCCTTGGCACGGGTGGAAGCCCTGCCGCCGGCAACCCCTACAAAGTAGGCGCCGGGCCAGTCTGCATGGTAGAGGATCCGACAAACCAGTACGTGTACACGTCCAATAACATCGACTCGACTATTACCGGACAACGCATCGATTCCAACACCGGCGAGTTGAGGGATCTGGCGCGTGGAAACACATTCCCGACCGTCGGGCAGCCAACCTGTCTGGCGATCAGCGGAAACGTCAACTAG
- a CDS encoding lactonase family protein: MTLKTMGRGAIASIVSVTMGLGLTACGRDYTVGYVYATTAQATAGLVNGYKVDYQLGYLVQLANSPIASGGKNPVTLVASPDHLSIYVVHRDDSNVVHFLIGTDGKLYPQKTYNIAGSFATDASIDASGKFLYVTYTYQNALTFNADGTVASQSQLYTPANPGPGGVTIFPINSDGSLGAPRNFNLGRAPVKISAASPNHFVYVVNQDSATTANLFGFSQNTSTGMLTPLPGVTINPTSGNVGSTGYPSGIKPAGITVDAAGSHLYVTDQVSNQVIGYSIATNGVPSQVGTAQTGGSPAGMTIDSSGKYLYVASYTDGAVNGFTFGANGQPVTSTVATSVQVGTGPTCVTTIGAPSTGTPSHAVYLYASNQLSNNVSGTQMSTSDGSLRQIQNTPFGANTLPTCLVAVPVIPGR, encoded by the coding sequence ATGACGTTGAAGACAATGGGCCGTGGAGCGATCGCTTCGATTGTGTCCGTAACGATGGGGCTTGGCCTTACAGCGTGCGGCCGTGACTACACGGTTGGCTACGTCTATGCCACCACCGCGCAGGCCACGGCCGGTCTGGTCAACGGCTACAAGGTCGACTATCAGCTGGGTTATCTGGTCCAGCTGGCCAACTCTCCTATTGCCTCAGGCGGCAAGAATCCAGTCACACTGGTAGCTTCTCCGGATCATCTCAGCATCTACGTCGTGCATCGCGATGATTCCAACGTCGTTCACTTCCTGATCGGCACAGACGGCAAACTATATCCGCAGAAGACCTACAATATCGCAGGAAGCTTCGCCACCGACGCATCGATCGACGCATCCGGCAAATTTTTGTACGTGACATACACGTATCAGAATGCGCTTACGTTCAATGCGGATGGAACGGTGGCCTCACAGAGCCAGCTATACACTCCGGCAAATCCTGGGCCCGGCGGCGTAACGATCTTCCCCATCAACTCGGATGGATCGCTTGGCGCACCGAGGAACTTCAACCTGGGACGTGCGCCGGTCAAGATTTCTGCAGCGAGTCCAAATCACTTTGTTTATGTCGTCAATCAGGACTCGGCAACTACTGCGAATCTGTTCGGCTTCTCACAGAACACCAGCACGGGCATGCTGACTCCGCTGCCCGGCGTGACGATCAACCCGACTTCGGGCAATGTGGGTTCGACTGGATATCCATCGGGGATTAAGCCTGCGGGCATCACTGTCGATGCCGCAGGCAGCCATCTTTACGTCACCGATCAGGTTTCGAATCAGGTTATTGGCTATTCCATCGCGACTAATGGCGTACCAAGCCAGGTTGGAACGGCACAGACGGGCGGATCGCCGGCAGGCATGACCATCGATTCGAGCGGCAAGTATCTCTATGTCGCGAGCTATACGGATGGTGCAGTGAACGGATTTACCTTTGGCGCGAATGGTCAGCCGGTTACGTCGACGGTAGCCACGAGCGTGCAGGTTGGAACGGGACCGACGTGCGTGACGACGATTGGCGCGCCCAGCACGGGAACTCCTTCGCATGCTGTTTACCTGTATGCCTCCAACCAGTTGAGCAACAATGTCTCAGGCACGCAGATGTCGACCAGCGATGGCAGCCTGAGGCAGATTCAGAACACTCCCTTTGGAGCGAACACATTACCCACTTGCCTGGTGGCGGTTCCGGTGATTCCGGGACGCTAA
- a CDS encoding lactonase family protein: MSLTEKIFGSKPDGQTSKRASRKAKAVSVAMLSAMLSLTACTRDYTVAYVYATAAGGGGTGVINEYGVDYQSGALVPISGSPVAAGNNPVKAVATSNGLFLYVVNQGDSNVQLFAVGSDGKLTSKATYKTGTNPTSAALDAANKFLYVTYTYQPGYSATNAGPGGITVFPVNADNTLGTATNVNVGNNPTGIVTTNFNNYVYVIDAEPAVGSGSPYGVLLAFSQNASSGALTPIGKTVISTDVTGRTVAAGYGAGTSPSGIAVDPASRFVYVTDRATNQLYGNIVIAGGLLQPMQNSPFATGLLPISVTVDPRGKYLYVANYNSSTVGAYVINASTGAATGAVGSNATNVGTGPNCVAIEPALGIYLYTADNQGNTTSGLQLDPHNGTLKPAQNQPYPASGTPTCVVAVANGAHATQVVNP, encoded by the coding sequence ATGAGTTTGACAGAAAAGATCTTTGGATCGAAACCGGACGGACAGACCAGCAAGCGCGCCTCGCGGAAGGCTAAGGCTGTCTCCGTGGCAATGTTGTCCGCCATGCTTAGCCTGACGGCCTGCACGCGCGATTACACGGTCGCTTACGTATATGCAACGGCTGCAGGCGGCGGCGGCACTGGCGTCATCAATGAATATGGCGTCGACTACCAATCCGGCGCTCTGGTTCCGATCTCAGGTTCGCCCGTTGCCGCCGGGAACAATCCCGTCAAAGCTGTCGCCACCTCAAACGGCCTGTTTCTTTATGTCGTGAATCAGGGTGACTCGAATGTGCAGTTGTTCGCGGTAGGATCGGACGGCAAGCTGACTTCGAAAGCTACCTATAAGACCGGGACGAATCCGACCTCTGCGGCGCTGGATGCGGCGAACAAGTTTCTGTATGTGACTTATACGTATCAGCCGGGCTACTCGGCGACAAATGCCGGGCCTGGCGGCATTACGGTCTTCCCGGTCAATGCAGACAATACGCTGGGAACGGCGACCAATGTGAATGTCGGCAACAATCCGACCGGCATTGTTACGACGAACTTCAACAACTATGTCTATGTGATCGATGCGGAGCCTGCTGTTGGTTCAGGTTCGCCCTATGGCGTGTTGCTGGCGTTCTCGCAGAATGCAAGCTCGGGCGCGCTGACTCCGATTGGTAAGACTGTCATCTCGACCGATGTAACGGGACGCACTGTCGCCGCCGGCTATGGAGCAGGAACCTCTCCGAGCGGTATTGCTGTCGATCCGGCTTCGCGGTTTGTCTACGTCACGGACCGCGCGACCAACCAGCTTTACGGAAACATCGTGATCGCGGGCGGATTACTGCAGCCGATGCAGAATTCCCCGTTTGCGACCGGACTGCTTCCTATCTCAGTTACGGTTGATCCTCGCGGCAAGTATCTCTACGTTGCGAACTACAACTCGTCCACGGTTGGCGCTTATGTGATCAATGCATCGACGGGCGCTGCAACGGGTGCGGTTGGCTCGAACGCAACCAACGTTGGCACAGGACCGAACTGCGTGGCGATTGAACCTGCGCTCGGCATCTATCTGTACACAGCCGATAACCAGGGCAACACGACAAGCGGCCTGCAGCTTGATCCGCATAACGGCACCTTGAAGCCTGCACAGAACCAGCCTTATCCGGCAAGCGGAACGCCGACCTGTGTGGTTGCTGTCGCCAATGGCGCTCATGCTACCCAGGTGGTCAATCCGTAA
- a CDS encoding acyltransferase family protein, whose product MATTATPPRVTPARKPPLPALTGIRTLLAFNIVLFHFTPPYLGPLRPFVQHGFVFVNVFFLISGFILSYNYFDRGASLIKRDFWMARFSRLYPVYLLVLLISFRMLQIEWTARSHTEFWQGLTLTPLLLQGWSPSLATFWNTVAWTLSCEVAFYAAFPWLIRLPWPSKPSRLLLLIGLFWLIDLAPAVLYLLTNPDHLAAPVDRYTSTNLVRFLKYTPLPYAATFLTGVALSRLQFNLKVTQLQRLAIALCALLGLGLFFFLASERVPYLLLHGGLLLPLFATLVFGLCGPHFISSIFSWGPLLLIGESSYCLYLLHFNVFILIHMYKLPERLHVAAFDPWISYAALIALSILVYRYIENPARKAILTRFPPTSRKLPTPAAH is encoded by the coding sequence TTGGCCACGACCGCCACACCACCCCGGGTCACACCAGCCCGCAAGCCGCCATTGCCAGCCCTCACGGGCATTCGCACGCTGCTTGCCTTCAATATCGTTCTATTTCACTTCACCCCGCCCTACCTCGGTCCGCTGCGGCCCTTCGTCCAGCATGGATTCGTCTTCGTTAATGTCTTCTTTCTTATCTCCGGCTTCATCCTCTCTTACAACTACTTCGACCGCGGCGCCAGCCTGATCAAGCGCGACTTCTGGATGGCTCGCTTCTCGCGCCTCTATCCCGTCTATCTGCTCGTCCTCCTCATCTCCTTCAGGATGCTCCAGATCGAGTGGACCGCGCGCTCGCACACCGAGTTCTGGCAAGGCCTCACCCTCACACCGCTGTTGCTGCAAGGTTGGAGCCCATCGCTCGCCACTTTCTGGAATACCGTCGCCTGGACCCTCTCCTGCGAGGTCGCCTTCTACGCAGCCTTCCCCTGGCTCATTCGGCTGCCCTGGCCAAGCAAACCTTCGCGTCTCCTTCTGCTCATTGGCCTCTTCTGGCTCATCGATCTCGCTCCGGCCGTCCTGTATCTGCTCACCAACCCTGACCACCTCGCTGCACCCGTCGACCGATACACTTCGACGAACCTGGTCCGCTTCCTCAAGTACACGCCTCTGCCCTATGCCGCCACCTTCCTCACGGGAGTAGCGCTCTCGCGCCTGCAGTTCAACCTCAAGGTCACGCAGCTCCAGCGCCTCGCTATCGCACTTTGCGCCCTTCTCGGGCTCGGCCTCTTCTTCTTCCTCGCCTCCGAGCGTGTGCCTTATCTGCTGCTGCACGGAGGCCTCCTGCTCCCACTCTTTGCCACGCTCGTCTTCGGGCTCTGCGGCCCCCACTTCATCTCCAGCATCTTCTCCTGGGGCCCGCTCCTCCTCATCGGCGAGAGCAGCTATTGCCTCTACCTGCTCCACTTCAACGTCTTCATTCTCATCCACATGTACAAGCTGCCCGAGCGCCTCCACGTCGCCGCGTTCGATCCCTGGATCTCCTACGCCGCACTCATCGCGCTCTCCATCCTCGTCTACCGCTACATCGAAAATCCGGCTCGCAAAGCCATCCTTACCCGCTTCCCACCCACATCCCGCAAACTCCCCACACCGGCCGCCCATTAG
- the pyrH gene encoding UMP kinase, with protein sequence MYKRVLLKISGEALAAGRGFGIDAVFIHKVAEELAAVHALGCQIGIVVGGGNFFRGVAQQAIDMDRVAADHMGMLSTVINAIALQDAVEKRGIFCRVMSAIEMHQVSEPYIRRRAMRHLEKGRIVIFAAGTGNPFFSTDTAAALRAMEIKADILLKATSVDGIYSADPKKVPDATRYNQITYNDILHQNLGVMDTTAVSLCRDNNMPMMVFSMREQGNIARVVAGEKIGTLVTA encoded by the coding sequence ATGTATAAAAGGGTCCTCCTTAAGATCTCAGGAGAAGCTCTGGCCGCTGGCCGTGGCTTCGGTATCGACGCCGTCTTCATCCACAAAGTAGCTGAAGAACTTGCCGCTGTTCACGCTCTCGGCTGCCAGATCGGCATCGTCGTCGGAGGAGGTAACTTCTTCCGCGGAGTCGCCCAGCAGGCTATCGACATGGACCGCGTTGCCGCCGATCACATGGGCATGCTCTCCACCGTCATCAACGCCATCGCCCTGCAGGACGCCGTTGAAAAGCGCGGTATCTTCTGTCGCGTCATGAGCGCGATCGAGATGCACCAGGTCTCCGAGCCCTACATTCGCCGCCGCGCCATGCGTCATCTGGAAAAAGGACGTATCGTCATCTTCGCTGCAGGTACCGGAAATCCCTTCTTCTCCACAGACACCGCCGCTGCTCTGCGCGCCATGGAGATCAAGGCCGACATCCTCCTCAAGGCCACCTCCGTCGACGGCATCTACTCTGCCGATCCCAAAAAAGTGCCGGACGCCACGCGTTACAACCAGATCACCTACAACGACATCCTCCACCAGAACCTCGGTGTCATGGATACGACCGCCGTCTCTCTCTGCCGTGATAACAATATGCCCATGATGGTCTTCAGCATGCGCGAGCAGGGAAACATTGCACGCGTCGTTGCAGGAGAAAAAATCGGGACCCTCGTTACAGCCTGA
- a CDS encoding acyltransferase family protein has translation MANPPLPKVLPLTSIRFFAAFSVLLYHSLATLPVGSPFFRAVLGYGYVNVSFFFMLSGFILAIVYLKDDRPIEKRRFYLARFARIYPLYLAAMLLDTPHFFHAQLFLQHKSIWQALGTFFATTGLVQTWFHLQGPNLPGWSLCAEAFFYLLFPFLGTLLWKARGWSILSLFVLIYCAGLAVVFVIIKVQGHDGQGYHPVPHLFIFLLGILLARFFVQIAANPKWAQMLNTFAPLLFAGSIAGFLMIPLFHLKISEAQLQHGLLAPLFSGVLLSLASGNRLLSSLFSARWLVTLGEASYGIYLLHVPLYTILRRPIERFGFPMFLLYAAMTIALSVITYFQLEVPARRWILKKTSRTSEARTGSPLIHQAN, from the coding sequence ATGGCAAACCCTCCCTTGCCCAAGGTTCTTCCGCTTACGTCCATCCGTTTTTTTGCGGCGTTTTCCGTCCTGCTTTATCACTCGCTGGCTACCCTCCCGGTAGGGTCTCCTTTCTTTCGGGCTGTGCTTGGATACGGCTATGTTAATGTGAGTTTCTTTTTCATGTTGTCGGGCTTCATTCTTGCGATTGTTTATCTCAAAGACGATCGGCCCATTGAAAAACGGCGTTTCTACCTTGCAAGATTTGCCCGCATTTATCCGCTTTATTTAGCAGCTATGCTGCTCGATACACCGCATTTTTTTCATGCTCAGCTTTTTCTGCAGCATAAGAGCATCTGGCAGGCTTTGGGAACGTTTTTTGCAACAACGGGTTTGGTTCAAACATGGTTTCATTTACAAGGTCCCAACCTGCCGGGCTGGTCTTTGTGTGCTGAAGCATTTTTTTATCTGCTCTTCCCTTTTCTGGGAACGCTGCTATGGAAGGCGCGGGGCTGGTCGATCCTATCCCTGTTCGTTTTGATTTATTGTGCAGGCCTTGCAGTAGTCTTCGTGATCATCAAGGTGCAGGGGCACGATGGTCAGGGATACCATCCGGTTCCGCATCTGTTTATCTTCCTGCTCGGTATTTTGCTGGCACGATTCTTTGTACAGATTGCAGCAAACCCGAAGTGGGCGCAAATGTTAAACACATTCGCGCCGTTGCTGTTCGCTGGCAGTATCGCGGGATTTCTGATGATCCCCCTGTTTCATCTAAAGATCTCTGAGGCTCAGTTACAGCATGGTCTGCTGGCACCATTGTTTTCCGGAGTTCTTCTGTCGCTGGCAAGCGGGAACCGGTTGTTGTCTTCCTTGTTTTCGGCGCGTTGGCTGGTTACGCTGGGCGAGGCGAGTTATGGGATCTATCTGCTCCATGTGCCGCTCTACACCATACTGAGGCGGCCGATCGAGCGATTTGGCTTTCCGATGTTTCTCCTCTATGCAGCAATGACCATCGCTCTCAGCGTGATTACGTACTTTCAGCTGGAAGTTCCGGCGAGACGCTGGATCCTCAAGAAGACCAGCCGGACGTCAGAGGCAAGAACAGGTTCGCCTCTAATTCATCAGGCAAATTGA
- a CDS encoding acyltransferase family protein — MRSDSRIPSLDGIRAIAILMVIALHLCQRLDLMDHNSPIGLLRYFLFGLGGDGVGIFFVLSGFLITHLLLKEHDAKGHINLGDFYLRRTFRILPPLYAYLIFVVVFCIVTHYPLHSDTILGSAFFYRNYLPGNSQWITEHTWSLCVEEQFYLLWPLILILALWRGGKSAAAKVAVCLIALTPFLRVAHKLLGFNLKVGGLLHTRMDALMCGCLLALLIGTPKFEAFYARFEKVWWIAPLWFLLLTGACYILFGVYFRNTIGYTLDSICIALFIVWAIRNQNSWVGRILNSRPMVRIGVLSYSFYLWQTFFIHKNNPTWLNHFPGALGFIVIAGLLSWHFVEQPMLRLRKTLEQEKRRPAPVS; from the coding sequence ATGCGGTCTGATAGCCGTATTCCGAGCCTCGATGGAATAAGAGCCATTGCGATCCTCATGGTGATTGCCTTACATCTCTGCCAGCGCCTGGATCTCATGGACCACAATAGCCCCATCGGCCTTCTTCGCTACTTTCTGTTCGGCCTGGGCGGCGACGGTGTCGGAATCTTCTTCGTCCTCAGCGGATTTCTGATTACTCACCTTCTTCTCAAGGAGCATGACGCGAAAGGGCACATCAACCTCGGAGATTTCTATCTCAGACGCACCTTCCGTATTCTTCCTCCGCTTTACGCCTATCTGATCTTCGTCGTCGTCTTCTGCATCGTCACGCATTATCCTCTGCATTCCGACACCATCCTCGGGAGTGCCTTCTTTTACAGAAACTACCTGCCTGGAAACAGTCAGTGGATTACGGAGCACACCTGGTCGCTCTGCGTCGAGGAGCAGTTCTATCTCCTATGGCCGCTCATCCTGATCCTGGCGCTGTGGCGCGGTGGCAAGTCGGCTGCGGCTAAAGTTGCCGTCTGCCTGATCGCTCTGACACCGTTCTTGCGAGTGGCTCACAAGCTCCTGGGCTTCAACCTCAAAGTAGGCGGGCTCCTCCATACTCGTATGGACGCCCTGATGTGCGGCTGTCTGCTTGCGCTGCTGATTGGAACGCCGAAATTCGAGGCCTTCTACGCTAGGTTCGAAAAAGTCTGGTGGATTGCGCCGCTCTGGTTCCTGCTGCTTACCGGCGCCTGCTACATCCTGTTCGGCGTCTACTTCCGAAACACGATCGGATACACCCTCGACAGTATCTGCATCGCGCTCTTTATCGTGTGGGCTATCCGTAATCAGAATTCCTGGGTGGGGCGCATTCTCAACTCCCGGCCCATGGTTCGTATCGGAGTTCTCTCCTACAGCTTCTATCTCTGGCAGACCTTCTTCATCCACAAGAACAATCCGACATGGCTGAATCATTTTCCCGGGGCTCTTGGCTTCATCGTGATCGCCGGGCTGCTTTCGTGGCATTTCGTGGAGCAGCCTATGCTCCGTCTGCGGAAGACCTTAGAGCAGGAAAAGCGCCGGCCCGCTCCGGTTTCGTAG